The Euphorbia lathyris chromosome 2, ddEupLath1.1, whole genome shotgun sequence genome includes a window with the following:
- the LOC136220866 gene encoding uncharacterized protein, protein MATPPPPTPSPPSSSAASASASGIGIQEKLMKYKFHMAISLVVTAIGVSLIYLAPRFVTILAYFWPLFVSTALFLGAVVLFGKTSIPADEISALNAGEDLLDYVVAAGQNDPLLENLKSE, encoded by the coding sequence ATGGCTACTCCTCCTCCTCCTACCCCGTCTCCACCGTCTTCCTCCGCCGCCTCCGCCTCCGCCTCCGGCATTGGAATCCAAGAAAAGCTGATGAAATACAAGTTCCATATGGCGATTAGCCTCGTCGTAACTGCAATCGGTGTGAGTCTAATCTACTTGGCGCCGAGATTCGTTACAATCTTGGCCTACTTCTGGCCTCTGTTTGTTTCGACTGCTCTGTTTCTCGGAGCGGTGGTGTTGTTCGGGAAGACATCGATTCCGGCCGATGAAATTTCCGCTTTGAATGCTGGTGAGGACCTATTGGATTATGTCGTCGCCGCCGGCCAAAATGATCCGCTGCTCGAGAATCTCAAGTCTGAGTAG